One Thermococcus sp. genomic region harbors:
- the purL gene encoding phosphoribosylformylglycinamidine synthase subunit PurL: MFPHEEKLIRERLKREPNEVEWAMLEVMWSEHASYKSSRPWLKLLPTENEHVVIGPGEDAGIVKFDDETWIAVGIESHNHPSAVEPYGGAATGVGGIVRDILCMGARPIALLDAIRFGPLEKERNRYLFEHVVKGIADYGNRIGVPTVGGETEFDESLDEYTLVNVACIGVMRPEQLVHSYVTEAGLKLILVGNRTGRDGIHGVTFASEELGENAEEEDRSAVQIPDPFTEKLLIEATLEAVYTGKVRALKDLGGGGLTCASSEMTGKKGFGAVIYADRVPLREPGMNPAEVMISESQERMLIAVKPEDVDEIGRIFEKYELEWAVVGEVIEEPRYIVYWDGEKVADLPVDLLTDVPTIKWEMRPYSVEKDVKTPDMDFEKAFDLVWGSANVLSKRWIWQQYDHEVQGRTVLKPGRDSAVLKINEKYGLAFVADENPNHSYLNPYHGAMGAVAEVVRNLVSVGAEPLALVDNLNFASPERPEVYWSFAETVKGLADAAKALGLAYVSGNVSFYNEVAGRPIKPTPVVAGLGKVELEKIPSMGLEEGLLIGVVGLTRRELGGSELYARLGIDGGFAPRVDLDEEKANAKGILGTIRRGLVRAVHDVSKGGMAVALAEMALNGVGFTVDLSEVPSETSNPLEVAFSESHGRYIVAFPEESLNELKAIFRHFAVIGRAGGGDVVFRWNGKELLRKSLPELRKIHESLPKLLGEEE; the protein is encoded by the coding sequence ATGTTCCCGCACGAGGAAAAGCTCATCCGCGAGCGCTTGAAGAGAGAGCCAAACGAAGTTGAGTGGGCGATGCTCGAAGTCATGTGGAGCGAGCACGCCTCCTACAAGTCCAGCAGGCCATGGCTGAAGCTTCTGCCAACAGAAAACGAGCACGTGGTTATCGGCCCCGGAGAGGACGCGGGAATAGTCAAGTTCGATGACGAGACGTGGATAGCCGTTGGGATAGAGAGCCATAACCACCCATCGGCCGTTGAACCCTACGGAGGGGCCGCAACCGGAGTTGGCGGGATTGTGAGGGACATACTCTGCATGGGTGCAAGACCAATAGCGCTTCTCGACGCGATACGCTTCGGCCCGCTGGAGAAGGAGCGCAACAGATACCTCTTCGAGCACGTTGTCAAGGGCATAGCCGACTACGGCAACAGGATAGGCGTTCCGACCGTTGGAGGTGAGACTGAGTTCGATGAGAGTCTCGATGAGTACACCCTCGTCAACGTGGCCTGCATCGGGGTAATGAGGCCTGAGCAATTAGTCCACAGCTACGTTACTGAAGCTGGCTTAAAGCTCATTCTGGTCGGCAACAGAACAGGAAGGGACGGAATCCACGGCGTAACCTTCGCGAGCGAAGAACTCGGGGAGAACGCTGAGGAGGAAGACCGCTCCGCGGTGCAGATTCCAGACCCCTTCACGGAGAAGCTCCTCATCGAGGCGACACTTGAGGCTGTTTACACAGGCAAGGTTAGGGCCCTCAAAGACCTCGGGGGAGGAGGTTTGACCTGCGCCTCTTCGGAGATGACTGGAAAGAAGGGCTTCGGCGCTGTGATTTACGCGGACAGAGTTCCCCTTAGGGAGCCGGGAATGAATCCAGCGGAAGTCATGATATCGGAGAGCCAGGAGAGGATGCTAATCGCGGTAAAACCTGAAGACGTTGACGAAATCGGGAGGATTTTCGAGAAGTACGAGCTGGAGTGGGCGGTTGTTGGCGAGGTCATCGAGGAGCCGCGCTACATCGTCTACTGGGATGGCGAGAAGGTGGCAGACCTGCCGGTTGACCTGCTCACGGACGTGCCAACAATAAAATGGGAGATGAGGCCCTACAGCGTGGAGAAGGACGTTAAAACGCCAGATATGGACTTTGAAAAGGCCTTCGACCTCGTCTGGGGCAGTGCCAACGTTCTGAGCAAGCGCTGGATTTGGCAGCAGTACGACCACGAGGTTCAGGGTAGAACCGTCCTAAAGCCCGGAAGGGACTCGGCGGTTCTGAAGATAAACGAGAAGTACGGCCTAGCCTTCGTTGCAGATGAAAACCCCAACCACAGTTACCTCAACCCGTATCACGGTGCCATGGGAGCAGTCGCGGAAGTTGTGAGGAACCTCGTGAGCGTCGGAGCTGAGCCTTTAGCCCTCGTTGACAACCTCAACTTCGCCTCGCCCGAGAGGCCAGAAGTTTACTGGAGCTTCGCCGAGACTGTTAAAGGATTAGCGGATGCGGCGAAAGCCCTCGGTTTAGCATACGTGAGTGGAAACGTCAGCTTCTACAATGAAGTTGCCGGAAGGCCGATAAAGCCCACCCCTGTCGTTGCGGGCCTCGGAAAGGTCGAGCTTGAGAAGATTCCCTCGATGGGACTTGAGGAGGGCCTTCTCATTGGCGTTGTGGGGCTCACGAGGAGAGAACTCGGTGGTTCGGAGCTCTACGCGAGGCTTGGCATTGACGGTGGCTTCGCTCCTCGCGTTGACCTCGATGAGGAGAAGGCTAACGCCAAGGGAATCCTTGGGACAATAAGGCGTGGACTGGTTAGAGCGGTTCACGACGTGAGTAAGGGCGGCATGGCGGTCGCTCTGGCTGAGATGGCACTTAATGGCGTTGGCTTCACCGTCGACCTCTCTGAGGTTCCTTCAGAGACTTCAAATCCGCTTGAGGTTGCCTTCAGCGAGAGCCACGGACGCTACATCGTTGCCTTTCCCGAGGAGAGCCTCAACGAACTAAAGGCCATTTTCAGGCACTTCGCAGTAATTGGAAGGGCTGGAGGAGGCGATGTCGTCTTCCGCTGGAACGGAAAAGAGCTCCTCAGAAAGTCCCTTCCAGAGCTTAGAAAAATCCACGAATCCCTACCGAAACTTCTGGGTGAGGAGGAATGA
- a CDS encoding PEP-utilizing enzyme, protein MEYMKRLGIRRGVKMAVIVQRQISPKLPGCSSPPPKRPSKRPCGVRQGAPEKLVSGEASGERILLPRDPSKVKDPLMRELMEIGLEVEELFGKLQDIEWAYDETLWLLQSRDVTVLAQKREEAKAPQGWHGLKGIPASPGKAKGRAYFVLDDQPPEEVEKLFPEGAILVTYVLHAEHYSIFAKASGIVTKVNSVLSHPAIIARELGIPCVVGVDIEAIRDGDEVIVDGNAGVVYVRNPRKVLKRVELWKSSYVEDEITMELREEYMRALEELSPEELERIILKAFSLVRRFYSTDREKAFNVYSTS, encoded by the coding sequence ATGGAGTACATGAAACGTCTTGGGATTAGAAGAGGCGTGAAGATGGCGGTCATAGTCCAGAGACAGATAAGCCCAAAACTCCCCGGGTGCTCTTCACCCCCTCCCAAACGACCCTCAAAACGCCCTTGTGGAGTTCGCCAAGGGGCCCCTGAGAAACTCGTGAGTGGAGAAGCAAGCGGCGAGCGCATCCTTCTCCCGCGCGACCCATCTAAAGTCAAAGATCCTCTAATGAGGGAACTCATGGAGATTGGCCTTGAAGTTGAGGAACTCTTCGGTAAACTCCAGGATATCGAGTGGGCCTACGACGAAACCCTCTGGCTCCTCCAGTCGAGGGATGTAACAGTACTGGCGCAAAAGCGCGAGGAAGCCAAAGCGCCGCAGGGATGGCATGGACTCAAAGGAATTCCCGCTAGTCCAGGAAAGGCGAAGGGAAGGGCCTACTTTGTACTTGACGACCAGCCACCTGAGGAAGTGGAAAAGCTTTTTCCAGAAGGGGCTATTTTGGTGACCTATGTCCTCCACGCGGAGCATTACAGCATCTTCGCAAAGGCCTCCGGAATAGTGACGAAAGTGAACAGTGTGCTCTCTCATCCGGCGATAATCGCGAGGGAACTCGGAATCCCGTGTGTTGTGGGTGTTGACATTGAGGCAATACGGGACGGAGACGAGGTAATCGTTGATGGGAACGCTGGGGTCGTTTACGTTAGGAACCCAAGAAAGGTTCTGAAGAGGGTTGAGCTTTGGAAATCAAGCTATGTGGAAGATGAGATTACAATGGAGCTCAGGGAGGAGTACATGAGGGCACTGGAAGAGCTCTCGCCAGAGGAACTTGAAAGGATCATTCTGAAGGCGTTTTCACTTGTTAGGAGGTTCTATTCCACCGATAGGGAGAAGGCTTTCAACGTCTACTCTACTTCATAA
- a CDS encoding PEP/pyruvate-binding domain-containing protein has translation MVTTRAYELWKETGSLPEEVIEEIRKYFQSPYILEGRFPVVVRSSATAEDSSRASFAGVFESVTNVNSFDELIKAIERGFLEAPSRGARWST, from the coding sequence GTGGTTACTACAAGAGCATATGAGCTCTGGAAAGAAACCGGAAGCCTGCCAGAGGAAGTTATTGAGGAAATCAGGAAATACTTCCAATCTCCCTACATCCTTGAAGGCAGGTTTCCAGTAGTTGTGAGAAGCTCTGCCACCGCTGAGGACAGTTCCAGGGCAAGTTTTGCTGGTGTTTTTGAAAGCGTAACCAATGTGAACTCATTCGATGAATTAATCAAAGCGATTGAGCGGGGGTTTTTAGAAGCGCCCAGTCGAGGCGCGCGATGGAGTACATGA
- a CDS encoding DUF4932 domain-containing protein, with the protein MVLLLAFPAYYFIGHIITSKKTPLQLDLSPVVECNGSVCIEINPYIELADVVFYLAGWNSGNTTPYSQEVESYFSLYKNHRAVLLAKKALREGLEYDAIPKFALELNSTEWSSYLVRRVHGNEKLLNELSIAIKDFARESNFSAFYESHREFYREQIRLFLKENSDVFSLPHFEEMFFGEKKKRWVFVLQPLEMYYSYSGWENNTVYAFIGICSTFNGTPSYCGASAHELAHSFVNPAVDRHYREFKGYRKMFSPVRNIMTSMGYSSWKTYLDETLVRAFEAYYIFETQGNQSAERFIKSQEALGFYLVGRIYRAYITDYLPNREKYPTFESFMPELARLMGNWYKEGFWRNVSSEPTIKMAFMAFKTKGVEIYSSNLSESTYVRSYLETLRKAGFKVNFTNRLESGNLIVIVPLNSPIVRKLNRYVEIRNNSIVLDGVEYSKGVFLVEALRNPEGEGLSF; encoded by the coding sequence ATGGTGTTACTTCTGGCCTTTCCCGCGTATTATTTCATCGGCCATATTATTACCAGCAAGAAAACTCCTCTCCAACTGGACCTTTCGCCTGTGGTTGAATGCAACGGCAGTGTCTGCATCGAGATAAATCCCTATATCGAACTAGCTGATGTTGTTTTCTACCTCGCGGGTTGGAACTCCGGTAACACTACTCCCTACTCTCAAGAAGTTGAGTCTTACTTCTCTCTATACAAGAATCACAGAGCGGTGCTTCTCGCTAAAAAAGCCCTGAGAGAGGGTTTGGAGTACGATGCGATTCCAAAGTTTGCACTGGAGCTGAACTCCACGGAGTGGAGCTCTTATCTCGTGAGAAGAGTCCATGGAAACGAAAAGCTCCTCAACGAGCTTTCCATAGCGATAAAAGATTTCGCCCGAGAGTCGAACTTTTCAGCCTTCTACGAAAGTCATCGAGAGTTTTACAGGGAGCAGATAAGACTGTTTTTAAAGGAGAATTCCGATGTTTTTAGCCTTCCTCACTTCGAGGAGATGTTCTTTGGGGAGAAGAAAAAGCGCTGGGTTTTCGTTCTCCAGCCTCTTGAAATGTACTACAGCTACAGTGGCTGGGAGAACAATACGGTTTACGCCTTTATTGGAATCTGCTCAACGTTCAATGGAACTCCATCATACTGCGGTGCCTCCGCCCACGAGCTCGCCCACAGCTTTGTTAATCCAGCGGTGGACAGGCACTACAGGGAGTTTAAAGGGTACAGGAAAATGTTCTCGCCCGTAAGGAATATCATGACTTCCATGGGATACTCGAGCTGGAAGACTTACCTTGACGAGACCCTTGTGAGGGCGTTTGAAGCGTATTATATATTTGAAACGCAGGGAAACCAGAGCGCTGAGAGGTTCATAAAGAGCCAAGAAGCTCTTGGGTTTTACCTTGTTGGAAGGATTTACAGGGCTTACATAACTGACTACCTGCCTAACCGAGAGAAATACCCCACTTTCGAGAGCTTCATGCCCGAACTTGCAAGGCTAATGGGAAACTGGTATAAGGAGGGCTTCTGGAGGAACGTTTCATCGGAGCCAACAATCAAGATGGCCTTCATGGCGTTTAAAACGAAGGGTGTTGAGATATATTCCTCGAACCTCTCAGAGAGTACGTATGTGAGAAGTTACCTTGAGACCCTCAGAAAGGCGGGTTTTAAAGTAAACTTCACGAACAGACTCGAAAGCGGCAACCTTATTGTAATCGTGCCGTTAAACTCCCCAATCGTCCGGAAGCTCAACAGGTACGTGGAGATAAGGAACAATTCCATCGTTCTCGATGGGGTTGAGTATTCAAAGGGAGTTTTCCTCGTTGAAGCCCTTAGGAATCCGGAGGGGGAGGGTTTGTCCTTCTAA
- a CDS encoding M1 family aminopeptidase: protein MYELNISPQATVWVYVINVSTPSGELFGKVTYELNYSKVKSLNSSWIIGTPVTWWVISGKEQSMNLSVNFPGGYAFLSNYGLLTSSTRITVNPDKLQGVAFIRIGRTLHLRVRRIDVTVYISKSCEYTNDSLGSLIGDIKDAISEYVNMTGIVPAGKVDVLITTEKYDNGELINSNPPVAVLGCSRWNVASLNYLVFQNPGLIFHELAHLWFGYYSDIGRVDESLATYMALTAECRTSNCTGLLDEIENFKVLPSLGQNVSLSIAYREGITNPELREAIIYYRGAFVFRSLQFVLGNTTFREGLHKLLVECHQRNCNLTDVMNVFENVSGRDLDWFFREWFYTSKVPDWSVANVSLKKTKDGEYFLTFAILDKNNFTIPLQVEVVTQNEKLIRTVWVKGSATVSFETDTKPLKIVIDPNEWVVNENRLYSVRGIVVEVN, encoded by the coding sequence ATGTACGAACTTAACATTTCCCCTCAGGCCACCGTCTGGGTTTACGTTATCAACGTCTCAACACCCTCCGGAGAACTCTTTGGGAAGGTAACCTACGAGCTCAACTACTCAAAGGTAAAATCGCTCAATTCAAGCTGGATAATCGGAACTCCGGTAACGTGGTGGGTCATAAGTGGAAAGGAACAGAGTATGAACTTAAGCGTGAACTTTCCGGGCGGATATGCGTTCCTCTCAAACTACGGCCTTCTCACATCGTCCACGCGAATAACGGTTAACCCGGACAAGCTCCAAGGGGTAGCGTTCATAAGAATCGGCAGAACCCTCCATCTGAGGGTCAGGCGTATCGACGTAACGGTTTACATCTCCAAATCCTGCGAATACACCAACGATTCCTTGGGTTCTCTAATAGGGGACATCAAAGACGCGATTTCAGAGTACGTCAACATGACAGGAATAGTGCCCGCGGGAAAAGTTGACGTTCTAATAACCACTGAAAAATACGACAACGGCGAGCTTATAAACTCCAACCCGCCGGTTGCAGTACTTGGATGCTCCCGCTGGAACGTTGCGAGCTTAAACTATCTTGTTTTCCAGAATCCAGGATTGATATTCCACGAGCTTGCCCACCTCTGGTTCGGCTACTACTCTGACATCGGGCGCGTTGATGAAAGCCTCGCAACGTACATGGCCCTAACTGCGGAATGCAGAACCTCGAACTGCACCGGACTGCTCGATGAAATTGAGAACTTCAAGGTTCTCCCGAGCTTGGGGCAAAATGTATCGCTTAGCATAGCCTATCGGGAGGGAATAACAAACCCGGAACTCAGGGAGGCGATTATCTATTACAGAGGGGCCTTCGTCTTCAGGTCACTCCAGTTCGTTCTCGGGAACACGACGTTCCGTGAGGGCCTTCACAAGCTTTTGGTGGAGTGCCACCAAAGGAACTGCAACCTAACCGATGTGATGAACGTCTTCGAAAACGTCAGTGGCAGGGACCTCGACTGGTTCTTCAGGGAGTGGTTTTACACCTCAAAGGTTCCCGACTGGTCTGTTGCGAACGTGAGCCTGAAAAAGACAAAAGACGGAGAATACTTCCTGACGTTTGCCATACTGGACAAAAACAACTTCACGATTCCCCTCCAGGTCGAGGTCGTTACCCAAAACGAAAAGCTCATTCGGACCGTGTGGGTCAAGGGCAGTGCAACTGTGAGCTTCGAAACGGATACAAAACCCCTCAAAATAGTCATTGACCCAAACGAGTGGGTTGTAAACGAAAACCGGCTTTACAGCGTTAGGGGGATTGTTGTTGAGGTAAACTAG
- a CDS encoding radical SAM protein — protein MVKASKYNILFNLNGNSYILYNTLYNSIARIDKDLFIKISKNMLEDIPQDIQSKLYKFHFLVNDDLNEIDVIKTLRTFEISRLYSASRVGLTLTMTYACNLRCPYCYEGTLTERAESMSKQDIDIILKFALNHKYYFQPKQDISFDVTFYGGEPLLNWTNCKYTLKSLEALKQRNKIKDYTAGFVTNGTLINDEVINAINKFNIISMQITLDGPKEIHDSRRVTKAGHGTFDLIISNIKRILSHVTNEKFHLGIRINVDKTNIDTIPELLDSLVSEGITSIDVSFGIIRSNIDGSWYDKTLRGEELRKYLPRLWKEAYKRGFNVQTRPNHRLLFCMYAHPFSYVVDPSRKLYPCWEMVGQEEYSIGKISDEGTLDITPFYYTVKARMPTEFKECRNCVFLPVCGGGCPMESIRKNGTPNGPGCYLTRYLWKEGLKFYLAKTYPHLFPKNELFNILGRIPDKEERLTTANKLMLLGEQV, from the coding sequence ATGGTGAAAGCATCGAAGTATAACATATTATTCAATTTGAATGGGAATAGCTACATTCTCTACAACACACTATATAACTCAATAGCGAGAATAGATAAGGATCTATTTATAAAAATTTCAAAAAATATGTTAGAAGACATCCCCCAAGATATACAATCTAAATTATACAAGTTTCACTTTTTAGTGAATGATGATTTGAACGAGATTGATGTCATTAAGACTCTCAGGACATTTGAAATTTCTAGGTTATATTCTGCGTCTAGGGTTGGATTGACTCTTACAATGACATATGCCTGTAACCTTAGATGCCCATATTGCTATGAGGGTACTCTAACAGAACGTGCGGAATCTATGTCCAAACAGGATATAGATATTATCTTAAAATTCGCTCTAAACCATAAATACTACTTTCAGCCTAAACAGGACATAAGTTTTGATGTGACCTTCTATGGGGGAGAGCCTCTCTTAAACTGGACTAACTGTAAATATACCCTAAAATCCTTAGAAGCTCTTAAGCAAAGGAACAAAATTAAAGATTATACTGCAGGTTTTGTTACGAATGGCACTCTAATAAACGATGAAGTGATTAATGCTATCAACAAATTTAATATTATCTCAATGCAGATTACCTTAGACGGTCCCAAAGAAATACATGACAGTCGAAGAGTAACTAAAGCAGGACATGGAACCTTTGATTTAATAATATCTAACATTAAGCGTATACTTAGCCATGTTACAAATGAGAAGTTTCATCTTGGAATCAGGATAAATGTGGACAAAACAAATATTGACACAATTCCTGAATTGTTGGATAGCTTAGTCTCTGAAGGCATAACTTCTATTGATGTGTCATTTGGTATCATAAGAAGTAACATTGATGGTTCATGGTACGATAAGACTCTCAGAGGTGAAGAATTAAGAAAATATTTACCTAGATTATGGAAAGAAGCATACAAGAGGGGGTTCAACGTTCAAACTAGACCCAATCACAGGTTATTGTTCTGCATGTATGCTCATCCTTTTTCTTATGTAGTTGATCCTAGTAGAAAATTGTATCCATGTTGGGAAATGGTGGGTCAAGAAGAATACTCTATTGGAAAGATATCCGATGAGGGTACATTGGATATAACCCCCTTTTATTATACTGTCAAAGCCCGAATGCCAACAGAATTTAAAGAATGTAGAAACTGTGTGTTTCTACCTGTATGCGGTGGAGGCTGTCCGATGGAGTCTATTCGAAAAAATGGGACTCCTAATGGTCCTGGATGTTACCTAACTAGGTATTTGTGGAAGGAGGGTCTTAAGTTTTATCTTGCTAAAACTTATCCACATTTATTCCCAAAAAACGAATTGTTTAACATTTTAGGCAGGATACCTGACAAAGAAGAAAGATTAACTACTGCCAATAAATTGATGTTATTGGGTGAACAAGTATGA
- a CDS encoding ABC transporter permease has translation METVQGVRTVKAFVFIQKEVFFSRRFDLLLQFIGLALNIIFIGIFAKLITINANISQYGTSNYLDYLLIGSIIHNLVFLPRGSISSFVLGRIFPVLYNSPASLTSIFIGINAWRILWNLGLTFIVTLAYILFFGLRIHLNLGVLVVILSGILLIFALDLFSAGFRIATKATQDPLNWFFNITAQLVSGLYFPPDKLPSWLQPLSKIHPETYILQMGRLTMGGGYSLSQILPSLINMLVITALMLLVGYLTFRWGFNKARQLGTLGHT, from the coding sequence ATGGAGACAGTGCAGGGAGTTAGAACGGTCAAAGCCTTCGTCTTTATCCAGAAGGAGGTATTCTTCTCAAGGCGCTTTGACCTGCTTTTACAGTTCATAGGCTTAGCTTTGAACATAATCTTCATCGGAATCTTCGCCAAGCTGATAACAATCAACGCCAACATCTCTCAGTATGGCACTTCCAACTACCTTGACTACCTCCTCATAGGCTCAATAATCCACAACCTCGTCTTCCTACCAAGGGGAAGCATATCATCATTCGTCCTCGGGAGAATATTCCCAGTTCTTTACAACTCTCCTGCATCTCTAACATCAATTTTCATCGGAATCAACGCCTGGCGAATTCTGTGGAATCTGGGGCTGACTTTCATCGTAACACTCGCGTACATCCTGTTTTTCGGTTTAAGGATTCACCTCAACCTCGGCGTTCTGGTCGTCATTCTAAGCGGCATCCTATTAATCTTCGCACTCGACCTTTTCTCAGCGGGATTCAGAATAGCGACCAAGGCCACTCAAGACCCCTTAAACTGGTTCTTCAATATAACAGCTCAACTCGTCAGCGGGCTTTACTTCCCGCCAGATAAACTCCCCTCCTGGCTTCAGCCCCTGTCAAAAATTCACCCCGAGACGTACATCCTCCAGATGGGTAGACTCACAATGGGTGGCGGCTACTCGTTATCCCAAATCCTTCCAAGTTTAATTAACATGCTCGTTATCACGGCCTTAATGCTCCTTGTGGGATACCTTACCTTCAGGTGGGGTTTCAACAAGGCAAGGCAACTTGGGACACTGGGTCACACGTGA
- a CDS encoding MarR family transcriptional regulator, whose protein sequence is MKVQVLKKKYGDGKIVMILRVEVDVNNLPNYELGDVETRILDLLLDNEEITQRQLSQLFGRTKACRAIKNLENMGLIRREKKGRTYVVRVV, encoded by the coding sequence ATGAAGGTGCAAGTTCTGAAAAAGAAATACGGGGACGGAAAAATTGTGATGATACTCAGAGTCGAGGTCGACGTGAATAACTTACCTAATTACGAACTGGGGGATGTTGAAACGAGAATCCTCGATTTGCTCCTGGACAACGAGGAAATAACCCAGAGACAGCTCAGTCAGCTTTTTGGCAGAACAAAAGCCTGCAGGGCAATAAAGAATCTTGAAAACATGGGATTAATTCGACGTGAAAAGAAAGGGAGAACGTACGTTGTCAGGGTGGTCTGA
- a CDS encoding ABC transporter ATP-binding protein, with protein MIEAVNLTKYYPPPIKSLLDLKSLKDFLRTPREEIPALIDISFKVKEGEIYGLLGPNGAGKTTLCKIANGLVIPTKGHLYINGFDSISEHDRVRGKIFTIFGGDRDLFGLFQWRVNVEKNLRFIAELWGVSRQEADKRVNYALKLLDLDEKRNEWYQKLSAGMRQKVYLALPFIIQPEVLILDEPTVYLDAFTRREVWKAILELSRDFGTTVLLTTHNLNEAERLCDRIFLFNKRKIAEGTPKELVEKVQALKAERKLITKVKGNVNVEEFKGVVQKIEVQSDGQFTYLQLYFRNDELQDIIRLLARYSVVDLQSAPVTLEEVFVQLCKK; from the coding sequence GTGATAGAGGCTGTTAATTTGACCAAGTACTACCCTCCCCCAATAAAGTCCCTGCTCGACTTGAAGAGCCTTAAGGACTTTCTCAGAACGCCACGGGAGGAGATTCCCGCATTGATTGACATCAGCTTTAAAGTTAAAGAAGGCGAAATATACGGCCTCCTCGGGCCGAACGGTGCCGGAAAAACCACCCTGTGCAAGATAGCTAACGGACTCGTTATCCCGACGAAAGGACACCTTTACATAAATGGTTTTGACTCAATCAGTGAGCATGATAGAGTTAGGGGCAAAATCTTCACAATTTTCGGTGGAGATAGAGACCTCTTTGGCCTCTTCCAGTGGAGGGTGAACGTGGAGAAGAACCTCAGGTTCATCGCCGAGCTGTGGGGAGTTTCGAGGCAAGAGGCAGACAAGAGGGTTAACTATGCCCTCAAGCTCCTAGACTTGGACGAAAAAAGGAACGAGTGGTACCAGAAACTCTCCGCAGGGATGAGGCAGAAGGTCTACCTCGCGTTGCCATTCATCATTCAACCCGAAGTCCTCATCCTGGACGAGCCCACGGTGTACCTAGATGCCTTCACGAGGAGGGAAGTATGGAAGGCGATTCTTGAGCTTTCGAGGGATTTTGGCACCACGGTGCTCCTGACAACACACAACCTCAACGAGGCCGAGAGGCTCTGTGACAGGATATTCCTCTTCAACAAGCGGAAAATAGCCGAGGGAACTCCAAAAGAACTCGTTGAGAAAGTTCAAGCCCTAAAAGCGGAGCGAAAGCTGATTACCAAAGTTAAAGGGAACGTGAACGTTGAGGAATTCAAGGGGGTAGTTCAAAAAATCGAGGTCCAAAGTGATGGACAATTCACGTACCTCCAGCTTTATTTTAGGAACGATGAGCTCCAAGACATCATACGACTCCTAGCTAGGTACAGCGTAGTTGACCTCCAGAGTGCCCCGGTGACCCTTGAGGAGGTCTTCGTGCAGTTGTGCAAAAAATAA
- the purQ gene encoding phosphoribosylformylglycinamidine synthase I, translating into MVKFAVVVFPGTNCDFETERAIRKAGAKAERVWYKTSLKDFDGVILPGGFSYADYLRAGAIAARQEIMEEVKEFAREGRPVLGICNGFQILTEAGLLPGALRPNKIPRFLCRWVHLRVADNETPFTSLYERGEVIRMPIAHAEGNYYTEDPSKVRVVFQYSDESGNVTEEANPNGSVLNIAAVANEKGNVLGTMPHPERASDRFLGSEDGLRVFRSMVEWARG; encoded by the coding sequence ATGGTGAAGTTTGCCGTTGTTGTTTTTCCAGGAACCAACTGCGACTTCGAGACGGAGAGGGCTATAAGGAAGGCTGGAGCGAAGGCAGAGAGGGTATGGTATAAAACCAGCCTCAAGGACTTTGACGGCGTTATCCTTCCCGGCGGCTTCAGCTACGCTGACTATCTCAGAGCGGGGGCGATAGCCGCCCGTCAGGAGATAATGGAGGAAGTGAAGGAGTTCGCCCGCGAGGGAAGGCCCGTACTCGGGATATGCAACGGCTTTCAGATTCTCACCGAGGCAGGCCTCCTTCCCGGGGCTTTGAGGCCCAACAAAATCCCGCGCTTCCTCTGCAGGTGGGTTCACCTCAGGGTTGCCGATAACGAGACGCCCTTCACTTCACTCTACGAGCGGGGAGAGGTCATAAGGATGCCGATAGCCCACGCCGAGGGCAACTACTACACCGAGGATCCTTCAAAGGTCAGGGTTGTTTTTCAGTACAGCGATGAGAGCGGCAACGTAACGGAGGAGGCGAACCCGAACGGCTCAGTTCTGAACATAGCGGCTGTAGCGAACGAGAAGGGAAACGTCCTCGGGACGATGCCCCACCCTGAAAGGGCGAGCGACCGCTTTCTGGGCAGTGAAGATGGATTGAGGGTTTTCAGGAGCATGGTGGAGTGGGCGAGGGGGTGA
- the purS gene encoding phosphoribosylformylglycinamidine synthase subunit PurS has translation MKWKVAVIVRLKEGLNDPEGRIIGKALRNLGYAVENLRVPKYFEFELESENPEEEVEEMCRKLLANPLIHSWEYRVEPVS, from the coding sequence ATGAAGTGGAAGGTTGCCGTCATCGTTCGCCTGAAGGAAGGCCTAAACGACCCCGAGGGTAGGATCATCGGAAAAGCATTGAGAAACCTCGGTTATGCGGTTGAAAACCTGAGGGTTCCCAAATACTTCGAGTTCGAGCTGGAGAGCGAAAACCCTGAGGAAGAGGTCGAGGAGATGTGCAGGAAGCTCCTTGCCAACCCGCTCATCCACAGCTGGGAGTACAGGGTTGAGCCGGTGAGCTGA